The genomic DNA AACCTGAAACAAATAAATCATTTCCACTTCTTACAATTCTATAATCAACTTCTTTTGCCCCTGAGCTAATACCAGTTACACCATTCCTTACAACATGTATTCTAGCTCTTTGTGAACCGCTTCTAGGTAAATAATAACATTCTATAACAAGAAAATTCCAACCTTCTCTATATTTTTCTGGTATTGTGAAATATCTACTTGTTCCACTCCATGAATATTCTTCAAAATGTTTTGCACTTTCAATAGAAGTTATCCTACTATTCAAATCACTCATCTTAATCGGTGTAACTCTTCCTGTTCCCTCTAGTGTTCTCACTTTCTCATTTATAGTATTAAGGGTTATAGGGTTACTTCTACCCCCCCCCGTTTAATTTTTTATCTGAATTTGACATGTATTTACCTCCAATTTTTATTGAATAAAAAATCTTATTGTATTTATTGTAGCATTATTATTTGCAGCTCCTGTACTCCCTGCTAAACCTTCTCCTTCACAATTTCCGAAAGTTTTTATATAATCTTCATAACCAAAATTAAATTTTATTTCTGCTTTTTCATTATTTTCTAAGCCATTAATGCTAACATGAAAAGAAATACTGTATGATGTATGACCACTACTTGTTGTTTTTGACTTTTTATGATACATAAAAGTTACTCTTATATTTCTTTGTGATAAACCTAATTTACAAAAAAAAGTTTTAGACCAATCATCAGTTTTTTTAAATGTAACTCCTATATCGAAGCTTACAGATTCAATCCAGCCTGTTTTCCCATGTAAATCACTCATTTTTATTGTTCCACTAGGTTTTTCAGCTACAGTTCTAACATCTGTATTTCCTAAATTTAAACTTCCATTTTTTCTAAGTTCAGCCCTAACTTGACCCATTGTTATAGTTCCTGTTGATGGTAGTGCCATACTACTCACCTCTTTCTAGTTCAGATACCCTTTTACTTAGTTTCTGATAAGCATCTAGAAGTAAATAAATAATATCTCTATCCCTTACTGCAAGAACTTTTCTTCCATTAACTTCTCTATCAGTTTCTAAGACTAGGTTAGGATAGAACTCTTGTAATTCTTGAGCTATAACTCCATATCTAATATCCTTTTCTCCTATATAGTTATAACTATATACTTGTAGTTTATCTAAAAAATTATCTTTTAGAGGTTGGATATTCTCTTTTAACTCTCTATCTGAAAAGGCAGTAACATCACCATTAGATACTATTTGACCTGTTACAGTTAAGTTGCCATTAACAGTACCACCACTTGTTGACAAATAAGGGTGAGTGTGTGAATCAGGTGGAAAAGTG from Fusobacterium varium includes the following:
- a CDS encoding tail fiber domain-containing protein: TFPPDSHTHPYLSTSGGTVNGNLTVTGQIVSNGDVTAFSDRELKENIQPLKDNFLDKLQVYSYNYIGEKDIRYGVIAQELQEFYPNLVLETDREVNGRKVLAVRDRDIIYLLLDAYQKLSKRVSELERGE